The following are from one region of the Rhodopirellula sp. P2 genome:
- a CDS encoding M16 family metallopeptidase: protein MNELKSTTLANGLRIVADIDLRGYSAAVGYFVRAGARDETDIESGLSHFLEHMMFKGTARRSASDVNRELDELGGQSNAYTSEEQTVYYSSVLPKYQDRMVDLLTDMLSPSLDADDFATERNVILEEIAKYEDQPPFGAFERVMECAYGPRGLGRRVLGTTHSIESMQVESMRAYFNRRYRPENIVLAASGNVDFDGLVAQAEKMTQHWLDRPAPSALASDDLNTSPEGIDLTPHLSVPDASQSYRVTLGDGPSMQSPLRYAMRLLTSIVGDDGGSRLFWDLIDTGRAEVATLWPQEFTDTGALFTYLVCAAEDMDANVRLMNEVLGRVASDGVEQSELDQIINKTVAGCIMQSERPSNRLFGLGSRWLCCGDYLSLDELLDAYRGVTIKLVAEAAQTYLGQPATEVVASSAEPQSNLVG from the coding sequence ATGAACGAACTCAAATCTACGACCCTAGCAAATGGGTTGCGAATCGTTGCCGACATCGACCTGCGTGGTTACTCCGCCGCAGTGGGTTACTTCGTGCGTGCCGGTGCTCGTGACGAAACCGACATCGAATCGGGACTCAGCCACTTCCTCGAACACATGATGTTCAAAGGGACCGCTCGTCGCTCAGCCTCCGATGTGAACCGCGAACTGGATGAACTGGGCGGCCAATCCAACGCCTACACCTCCGAAGAACAAACGGTCTACTATTCGTCCGTGCTGCCCAAGTACCAAGACCGCATGGTCGACTTGCTGACCGACATGCTCAGCCCGTCGCTGGACGCCGACGATTTCGCGACCGAGCGAAATGTGATCCTGGAAGAAATCGCCAAGTACGAAGACCAACCTCCATTTGGAGCCTTCGAACGGGTGATGGAATGTGCTTACGGCCCTCGCGGGTTGGGACGGCGCGTGCTTGGCACGACTCACTCCATCGAATCGATGCAAGTCGAATCGATGCGAGCCTATTTCAATCGTCGCTATCGCCCCGAAAACATTGTGCTGGCCGCCAGCGGCAACGTTGATTTTGACGGTTTGGTCGCACAAGCCGAAAAGATGACCCAGCACTGGCTCGACCGCCCTGCCCCCTCCGCTTTGGCCAGCGATGATCTCAACACTTCCCCCGAAGGCATCGACCTGACACCGCACTTGAGTGTTCCCGATGCCTCGCAAAGTTACCGGGTGACCTTGGGTGACGGCCCTTCGATGCAATCGCCACTGCGATACGCGATGCGGTTGCTGACATCGATCGTCGGCGATGACGGTGGCAGCCGTTTGTTCTGGGACCTGATCGACACCGGCCGCGCCGAAGTCGCCACGCTTTGGCCGCAAGAGTTCACTGACACCGGTGCCTTGTTCACGTACTTGGTCTGCGCCGCCGAGGACATGGATGCCAATGTTCGCTTGATGAACGAAGTTCTCGGCCGCGTCGCCAGTGACGGTGTCGAGCAATCCGAGCTGGATCAGATCATCAACAAAACGGTCGCCGGTTGCATCATGCAATCCGAACGTCCGTCCAATCGTCTGTTTGGCCTGGGCAGCCGCTGGCTGTGCTGTGGCGACTACCTGTCGCTCGACGAGTTGCTCGACGCCTACCGTGGTGTGACAATCAAACTTGTTGCCGAAGCCGCCCAAACCTACCTGGGCCAACCTGCGACGGAAGTCGTTGCCTCCTCCGCCGAACCTCAATCCAATTTGGTTGGTTGA